In Persicimonas caeni, a single window of DNA contains:
- a CDS encoding IS630 family transposase has translation MLYYADEFNISWLPTLRAMWSPVGQQVMIPTPGITTRRYGLGAVNWQTGDCIVLVRRRKRRIEACELLEALLTKHPDKTVYVVWDNAAMHSKKEIDHVVDQSNGRLKLLYLPTYSPWLNPIEMLWRHWRREVTHCELFETIDALVDATNDFFDRCNRLRHKVLSIIGSKHQDFRVCT, from the coding sequence CATGTGGTCGCCCGTCGGCCAACAGGTCATGATTCCGACGCCTGGCATCACCACCCGACGCTACGGACTCGGCGCGGTCAACTGGCAGACCGGCGACTGCATCGTTCTGGTGCGAAGGCGCAAACGACGCATCGAGGCATGTGAGCTGCTCGAAGCCTTACTTACCAAGCACCCCGACAAGACCGTTTACGTCGTCTGGGACAACGCTGCGATGCACTCAAAAAAGGAAATCGATCACGTCGTCGACCAGAGCAATGGTAGACTCAAGCTGCTGTATCTGCCGACCTACTCACCATGGCTCAATCCGATCGAGATGCTGTGGAGGCACTGGCGCCGGGAAGTGACTCACTGCGAACTGTTTGAAACCATCGACGCGCTTGTCGATGCCACCAATGACTTTTTCGATCGCTGTAATCGACTGCGCCATAAGGTGCTATCGATCATTGGCTCAAAGCACCAAGACTTCCGTGTTTGCACTTAA